A single region of the Jatrophihabitans sp. GAS493 genome encodes:
- the prcA gene encoding proteasome subunit alpha yields the protein MSMPMYASAEQIMRDRSEFARKGIARGRSVVVLTYADGVLFVAENASSALHKVSEIYDRIGFAAVGKYNEFENLRVAGIRLADLRGYSYDRRDVTARALANAYAQTLGTIFTEQQKPYEVEICVAEVGESSADDQLYRLSYDGTIVDEPEFLVMGGQAEALTVTLRSSYKPGLPLTEALADAVTVLGSVGGTGGPRELQAGQLEVAVLDRNRAVRKFRRISGAALSQMLPPAPVASTEPSTSASADADGAAGKPPVEVAELPADPPPADAPDAAGES from the coding sequence ATGTCGATGCCGATGTATGCATCCGCAGAACAGATCATGCGTGATCGCTCCGAATTCGCGCGCAAGGGTATTGCGCGTGGCCGGAGCGTCGTCGTACTGACCTACGCGGACGGCGTCCTCTTCGTGGCTGAGAACGCAAGCTCGGCGCTGCACAAGGTCAGTGAGATCTATGACCGGATCGGCTTCGCGGCGGTCGGCAAGTACAACGAGTTCGAGAATCTGCGAGTCGCCGGGATCCGGCTCGCCGACCTGCGTGGCTACAGCTACGACCGGCGGGACGTGACAGCGCGGGCCCTGGCCAATGCCTACGCGCAGACGCTTGGCACGATCTTCACCGAGCAGCAGAAGCCCTACGAGGTCGAGATCTGTGTAGCCGAGGTCGGCGAGAGCTCGGCCGACGATCAGCTCTACCGCCTCAGCTACGACGGCACCATCGTCGACGAGCCGGAGTTCCTGGTAATGGGTGGACAGGCCGAGGCCCTCACGGTCACGCTGCGCAGTTCCTACAAGCCCGGGCTGCCCCTCACCGAGGCACTGGCCGACGCGGTCACCGTACTCGGCTCGGTCGGTGGCACCGGTGGCCCCCGGGAGCTGCAGGCCGGCCAGTTGGAGGTCGCGGTCCTGGATCGCAATCGGGCGGTACGCAAGTTCCGTCGCATCTCCGGCGCGGCCCTGTCGCAGATGCTTCCGCCCGCCCCCGTCGCTTCGACCGAACCTTCGACGTCTGCGTCGGCCGATGCCGACGGCGCGGCTGGGAAGCCCCCGGTAGAGGTGGCGGAACTGCCAGCTGACCCGCCCCCGGCCGACGCACCCGACGCCGCCGGTGAGAGCTGA
- the pafA gene encoding Pup--protein ligase, translating into MQRRIFGIENEYGVTCTFHGQRRLSPDEVARYLFRRVVSWGRSSNVFLRNGARLYLDVGSHPEYATPECDSITSLVAHDKAGERILEGLVLDAERRLHDEGIAGDIYLFKNNTDSAGNSYGCHENFLVGRHGEFSRLADVLIPFLVTRQLICGAGKVLQTPRGAVYCLSQRAEHIWEGVSSATTRSRPIINTRDEPHADAERYRRLHVIVGDSNMNEATTMLKVGSADLVLRMIEEGVTFRDLSLENPIRAIREISHDLTGTRTVRLTSGRDASALQIQREYYGRAVDFVARTGCDDVSKQVLELWGRTLDAIEGNNLGLIEREIDWATKLMLIQRYQNKHDLPLSSPRIAQLDLAYHDINRNRGLYYLLQRKNAVERIVTDLEIFRGKSVPPQTTRAKLRGDFIHRAQDKRRDFTVDWVHLKLNDQAQRTVLCKDPFRSVDERVEKLIASM; encoded by the coding sequence GTGCAGAGACGGATCTTCGGAATTGAGAACGAGTACGGAGTCACGTGCACATTTCATGGGCAGCGGCGGCTCTCGCCGGATGAGGTAGCCCGCTATCTGTTCCGACGCGTGGTCTCCTGGGGCCGTTCGTCCAACGTGTTCCTGCGCAACGGCGCCCGGCTCTACCTGGACGTGGGCAGCCACCCGGAGTACGCCACCCCCGAATGTGACTCCATCACCTCGCTGGTCGCCCATGACAAGGCGGGCGAACGGATCCTCGAGGGTCTGGTGCTGGACGCTGAGCGTCGGCTGCACGACGAGGGCATCGCCGGTGATATCTACCTGTTCAAGAACAACACGGATTCGGCCGGGAACTCCTACGGCTGCCACGAGAACTTCCTGGTCGGGCGGCACGGCGAATTCAGCCGCCTGGCCGACGTCCTCATTCCGTTCCTGGTCACGCGGCAGCTGATCTGCGGTGCCGGCAAGGTGCTGCAGACTCCTCGAGGCGCGGTCTACTGCCTGAGCCAGCGGGCCGAGCACATCTGGGAGGGTGTCTCCTCGGCCACCACCCGATCTCGTCCGATCATCAACACCCGCGACGAGCCGCACGCCGACGCCGAGCGCTACCGCCGGCTGCATGTGATCGTCGGGGACTCGAACATGAATGAAGCGACGACCATGCTGAAGGTCGGGTCGGCCGATCTGGTGCTGCGCATGATCGAAGAGGGCGTCACCTTCCGTGACCTGAGCCTGGAGAACCCGATCCGGGCGATCCGGGAGATCTCGCACGACCTCACCGGCACCCGAACGGTCCGTCTCACCTCGGGCCGCGATGCGTCGGCCCTGCAGATCCAGCGTGAGTACTACGGCCGAGCCGTCGATTTCGTCGCCCGCACCGGGTGTGACGATGTCTCCAAACAGGTCCTCGAGCTCTGGGGCCGTACCCTCGATGCGATCGAGGGAAACAACCTGGGCCTGATCGAGCGTGAGATCGACTGGGCGACCAAACTGATGCTGATCCAGCGGTATCAGAACAAGCATGATCTGCCGCTCTCCTCGCCCCGGATCGCGCAGCTCGATTTGGCCTACCATGACATCAACCGCAACCGCGGTCTGTACTACTTGCTGCAGCGTAAGAACGCGGTGGAGCGGATCGTCACCGATCTGGAGATCTTCCGCGGCAAGTCGGTGCCGCCGCAGACCACCCGGGCTAAGCTGCGCGGCGATTTCATTCATCGCGCGCAAGACAAGCGCCGCGACTTCACCGTCGACTGGGTGCATCTGAAGCTGAACGATCAGGCTCAGCGCACAGTGCTGTGCAAAGACCCGTTCCGCAGTGTCGACGAACGCGTGGAGAAGCTCATAGCCAGCATGTGA
- a CDS encoding YafY family protein, whose product MAARRAERLVNLVICLLSTRQFLTAEHIRNAVPGYESGESGTKADEAFKRMFERDKAELRDLGVPLETGRNSIFDSDDGYRITRREYELPAIEFDPSEAAAVGLAARLWQSATLGAPARTALIKLRAGGADVDANAPAGASPHIDSSDPSLPALIDAARLARVVTFDYLKVGEVEPQTRTVQPWGVLSWRGRWYVVGHDQDRDEARSFRLSRVIGSVRAVGEAGAFTRPGGIDLLDYVSGRPAEQQHIAHVVVAKTGAGALRRMAGNYTDEVLTIEYNDEQRMARLIAGSGLNARVLDPPELVSAVRRRLQAAAGETAATVGVST is encoded by the coding sequence ATGGCAGCGAGACGAGCAGAGCGACTGGTAAACCTCGTCATCTGCCTTCTCTCCACCCGTCAGTTCCTCACCGCCGAACACATCCGCAACGCCGTCCCCGGCTACGAATCCGGAGAGTCCGGAACCAAGGCCGACGAGGCGTTCAAGCGCATGTTCGAGCGCGACAAGGCGGAGTTGCGTGACCTCGGCGTGCCGTTGGAGACCGGTCGAAACAGCATCTTCGACTCCGACGACGGCTACCGGATCACCCGTCGTGAGTACGAGCTCCCGGCCATCGAATTCGATCCCTCGGAGGCGGCTGCCGTTGGCCTGGCCGCGCGACTGTGGCAGTCGGCGACGCTGGGCGCACCGGCCCGCACCGCCCTGATCAAGCTGCGGGCCGGCGGAGCAGACGTGGACGCGAACGCGCCGGCTGGGGCGTCGCCGCATATCGACTCGAGCGACCCGTCGCTGCCGGCTCTCATCGACGCGGCGCGGCTGGCTCGAGTCGTCACCTTTGACTATCTCAAGGTGGGGGAGGTGGAGCCGCAGACGCGCACCGTCCAGCCCTGGGGGGTGCTCTCCTGGCGCGGTCGCTGGTATGTGGTCGGGCACGACCAGGATCGCGACGAGGCCCGCAGCTTCCGCCTCTCCCGGGTGATCGGCAGCGTCCGCGCGGTCGGCGAGGCCGGCGCCTTCACCCGGCCGGGCGGGATCGACCTGCTCGACTATGTAAGCGGGCGGCCGGCCGAGCAGCAGCACATCGCCCACGTGGTGGTCGCGAAGACCGGTGCCGGGGCACTGCGCAGGATGGCCGGCAACTACACCGACGAGGTGCTGACCATCGAGTACAACGACGAGCAGCGGATGGCCCGACTCATCGCCGGGTCCGGCCTCAACGCGCGGGTGCTCGACCCGCCGGAACTCGTGAGTGCGGTGCGGCGCCGGTTACAGGCCGCCGCTGGCGAGACCGCCGCAACCGTGGGCGTCTCCACATGA
- a CDS encoding YafY family protein produces the protein MSGERDRLPRLLALVPFLQARPGVSVADAAADFGVTPEQLRRDLQLLWMCGLPGHGPGDLIDLSFEGESISVIFDAGISRPQRLTGEEALALVVALRTLAETPGLTDRDAVERALVKIEAAAGGEIEAVDTVSVALDHVTSTLAILQRALDTGQALQLRYYTATRDETTERIVDPMRIFELDGRSYLEAWCRRAEGMRAFRLDRVESALVLDEASRPPAGAQLRDLSEGLYSPAPEHLLALLRVSPSFGWVADYYPTASVEEQSDGWRLISLHVADPSWVRALALGSGGDVEVLSPVWLAESIRSEAASALAGYA, from the coding sequence ATGAGCGGCGAACGGGACCGGCTCCCTCGCCTCCTTGCGCTCGTGCCGTTCCTTCAGGCTCGTCCCGGGGTGTCGGTGGCCGACGCAGCGGCGGATTTCGGCGTGACGCCTGAGCAGCTTCGCCGGGATCTTCAGCTGCTCTGGATGTGTGGGCTCCCCGGACACGGCCCGGGTGATCTCATCGACCTCTCCTTCGAAGGGGAGAGCATCTCGGTCATCTTCGATGCGGGTATCTCCCGCCCGCAGCGACTGACCGGCGAAGAGGCGCTCGCCCTAGTCGTGGCGCTTCGTACCCTCGCCGAGACTCCGGGACTCACCGACCGGGACGCGGTGGAGCGGGCACTGGTGAAGATAGAGGCGGCAGCCGGCGGCGAGATCGAAGCGGTCGACACGGTAAGCGTCGCGCTGGACCACGTGACGAGCACGCTGGCGATCCTGCAGCGCGCACTCGACACCGGCCAGGCCCTGCAATTGCGGTACTACACGGCTACCCGCGACGAGACCACTGAGCGAATCGTCGACCCGATGCGCATCTTCGAACTGGATGGTCGAAGCTACCTCGAGGCCTGGTGCCGCCGGGCCGAGGGGATGCGCGCATTCCGGCTGGACCGGGTCGAGTCGGCGCTGGTGCTGGACGAGGCGTCCCGCCCGCCGGCCGGAGCGCAGCTACGTGATTTGAGTGAGGGGCTCTATTCCCCGGCGCCGGAACACCTGCTAGCCCTGCTGCGGGTGAGCCCGTCCTTCGGCTGGGTCGCTGATTACTACCCGACCGCCTCCGTGGAGGAGCAGAGCGACGGGTGGCGATTGATCAGTCTGCATGTCGCCGACCCCTCCTGGGTACGGGCGCTGGCGCTTGGATCGGGCGGCGACGTCGAGGTGCTCTCACCGGTCTGGCTCGCCGAATCGATCCGTTCCGAAGCCGCGTCCGCGCTGGCCGGCTATGCCTGA
- the tatC gene encoding twin-arginine translocase subunit TatC: protein MKFPKLRRRAPNPDARMSVLDHLRELRRRVIIVLIIVSIGAVFGWIFYGPILDFLKEPYCNVPASKRLNVNGTNDCALLFHGVLDGFTSRLKVSVIAGAILTAPLWLYQVWAFVTPGLRRSERRYTIYFIIASTLLFALGVVLAFAVLFKGIDVLISSAGNGVVAALTIDSYLSFVTLMLIVFGAAFEIPLLVVLANFAGALPAKLLVKSQRAGIFLIFLFAAVATPSTDPFTMCAMAVPMCVLFEVAVLVAVIHDRRKAKRLAAVQLPDDQPSMVDPIPTPLQELDQSGQSWSDTT from the coding sequence ATGAAGTTTCCCAAGCTGCGCCGTCGGGCGCCCAACCCCGACGCGCGAATGTCGGTACTCGATCACCTGCGTGAGCTGCGCCGCCGCGTCATTATCGTGCTCATCATCGTTTCGATCGGCGCGGTCTTTGGCTGGATCTTCTACGGGCCGATCCTCGACTTCCTCAAAGAGCCGTACTGCAACGTCCCTGCCTCCAAGCGTCTGAACGTCAACGGCACCAACGACTGTGCCCTGCTGTTCCACGGTGTGTTGGACGGCTTCACCTCCCGGCTGAAGGTCTCGGTCATCGCCGGAGCGATACTCACCGCGCCACTCTGGCTCTATCAGGTCTGGGCCTTCGTCACCCCGGGCCTGCGTCGCAGCGAGCGGCGCTACACGATCTACTTCATCATCGCCTCGACGCTGCTCTTCGCCCTCGGCGTGGTCCTGGCCTTCGCCGTGCTCTTCAAGGGCATCGACGTGCTGATCAGTTCGGCCGGCAACGGGGTCGTCGCTGCGCTCACCATCGACAGCTATCTCTCCTTCGTGACGCTGATGCTCATCGTTTTCGGGGCTGCCTTCGAGATACCGCTGCTGGTGGTACTGGCCAACTTCGCGGGCGCCCTCCCGGCGAAGTTGCTGGTGAAGTCACAGCGAGCCGGCATTTTCCTGATCTTTCTCTTCGCCGCGGTGGCGACGCCGAGCACCGACCCGTTCACCATGTGCGCGATGGCGGTTCCGATGTGCGTGCTCTTCGAGGTAGCCGTCCTCGTCGCGGTGATTCACGACCGTCGCAAGGCCAAACGCCTGGCCGCCGTGCAGCTTCCAGACGACCAGCCGTCGATGGTCGACCCGATTCCGACGCCATTGCAGGAGCTCGACCAGTCCGGCCAGAGCTGGTCTGACACCACCTGA
- a CDS encoding alpha/beta fold hydrolase has translation MLAFERSGSGETLILIHGVGHRRQAWYPVRDLLTPHRDVILVDLPGHGESPPLELAGRSVPDALTDYMREFLKDLGLEQPHVAGNSLGGRIALEAAALGDARSATALSPAGFWHSDREFAYTETLFKLISASSTRVPKGVETLCRTTGGRMLLLSWLNAHPGKVTPEAAVEDLRAFRAAQPALKQILAGSTPFAGRIPQNVPVTIAWGTRDTVLPSRQLKWAQRQIPSATCIRMPSCGHAPMSDRPRLVADVLLRGSAPVRGSAPVSGSAPV, from the coding sequence ATGTTGGCCTTCGAGCGCTCAGGCAGCGGCGAAACACTGATCCTGATCCACGGTGTGGGCCATCGACGACAGGCTTGGTATCCGGTTCGCGATCTGCTCACCCCGCACCGCGACGTGATCCTGGTTGATCTGCCCGGGCACGGTGAATCTCCGCCGCTGGAACTGGCCGGACGGTCAGTCCCTGACGCACTGACCGACTACATGAGGGAATTCCTCAAGGACCTGGGGTTGGAGCAGCCCCACGTCGCGGGCAACTCGCTCGGCGGACGGATAGCGCTGGAGGCCGCGGCTCTGGGAGACGCCCGGTCGGCGACGGCTCTGTCGCCCGCCGGTTTCTGGCACTCCGACCGTGAGTTCGCCTATACCGAGACGCTCTTCAAGCTGATCAGCGCTTCGTCGACACGCGTCCCCAAGGGCGTCGAGACCCTGTGTCGGACTACTGGGGGGCGAATGCTGCTGTTGAGCTGGTTGAACGCCCACCCCGGCAAGGTGACGCCGGAGGCGGCGGTGGAGGACTTGCGGGCCTTCCGGGCGGCTCAGCCCGCGCTGAAGCAGATCCTGGCCGGATCGACCCCATTTGCCGGCCGCATTCCGCAGAACGTTCCCGTCACGATCGCCTGGGGAACCCGCGACACGGTGCTGCCGAGCCGCCAACTCAAGTGGGCGCAGCGGCAGATCCCGAGCGCAACGTGCATCCGCATGCCGTCCTGCGGCCACGCACCGATGAGTGACCGTCCCCGATTGGTGGCCGACGTGCTGCTCCGCGGCAGCGCACCGGTCCGCGGCAGCGCACCGGTCAGCGGCAGCGCACCGGTCTAG
- a CDS encoding RNA helicase, with protein sequence MVGTSETSPAERYAAAKRRNRHPQLGEFQTSYPFELDLFQLQACESVEDGYSVLVCAPTGSGKTVVGEFAVHMALASGQKCFYTTPIKALSNQKFNDLAQRYGEANVGLLTGDNAVNADAPIVVMTTEVLRNMLYVGSPGLVGLGYVVMDEVHYLGDRYRGAVWEEVIIHLSASVRLVSLSATVSNAEEFGDWLVSVRGETRVIVHEIRPVPLWQHMLVGNRLFDLFTATESGDGAAGDALGGSTPQTTSLNPDLRRYVSDRVRELDASPRRGERRAPRGWRPPYRPDVIARLDREGLLPLITFIFSRVGCDAAVKQCVDAGLWLTTPEEREEISLVAERRISSIPAEDLEILGYWDWLDGLRRGVAAHHAGLIPAFKETVEELFTAGLVRAVFATETLALGINMPARSVVLERLTKFNGESHADVTPGEYTQLTGRAGRRGIDVEGHAVVLWGPEVDPMRVAGLASTRTFPLRSSFRPSYNMAVNLVGQMGRPAARELLESSFAQFQADSSVAGLASQIRRNQGSIDGYRQKMQCHLGDFAEYAALRAELTEREKSLSREGARTRRATVVAALEKLRTGDVIRVPSGRRAGLAVVIDAGLHPREDPRPLVLTLARWGGRLALSDFPTAPEVLATVRVPRNFNYRSPQDRRDLSSTLRTLDLPERGGRREKRRDIGSEDAHIVSLREALRHHPCHGCSDREEHARWAERATRLERENTGLTKRIEGRTNSLGRTFDLICRLLNDRGYLDGDDATAEGRRLSRIWSESDLVIAECLKLGVWNGLDAGELAGAVSTLVYESRRDEQSSDRLPTAALAAAVSHTSEVWSALADAESSIGLNRSREPELGFVWASYRWVKHESLDRVLRAAAQAGVQMSAGDFVRWCKQLLDLLEQIASAPAVRPEHQRVAEQARTAARAIRRGVVAQGMGS encoded by the coding sequence ATGGTCGGTACCAGTGAGACGTCCCCGGCCGAGCGGTATGCCGCAGCCAAGCGGCGCAATCGGCACCCGCAACTCGGCGAGTTTCAGACCAGCTACCCATTCGAGCTCGACCTGTTCCAGCTCCAGGCCTGTGAGTCAGTCGAGGACGGGTACAGCGTCCTCGTCTGTGCCCCGACCGGTTCCGGCAAGACGGTGGTCGGCGAGTTCGCGGTCCACATGGCACTGGCCAGCGGGCAGAAGTGTTTCTACACGACGCCGATCAAGGCGCTCTCCAACCAGAAGTTCAACGACCTCGCGCAGCGTTACGGCGAGGCGAACGTTGGCCTACTCACCGGAGACAATGCCGTCAACGCCGATGCACCGATCGTCGTCATGACCACCGAAGTGCTCCGCAACATGCTCTACGTCGGAAGCCCCGGTCTGGTCGGCCTCGGCTACGTCGTGATGGACGAGGTGCACTACCTCGGTGACCGCTACCGGGGCGCGGTCTGGGAGGAGGTGATCATCCACCTCTCGGCGTCGGTCCGGTTGGTCTCGCTGTCGGCGACCGTCTCCAACGCCGAGGAGTTCGGCGACTGGCTGGTCTCCGTCCGCGGAGAGACCAGGGTGATCGTCCACGAAATACGACCGGTGCCGCTCTGGCAGCACATGCTCGTCGGTAACCGCCTCTTCGATCTCTTCACCGCCACTGAATCAGGTGACGGTGCCGCCGGCGATGCCTTGGGCGGCAGCACGCCGCAGACCACGAGTCTGAATCCCGATCTCCGCCGTTACGTCTCCGACCGGGTCCGGGAACTCGACGCCAGTCCACGCAGAGGCGAACGGCGAGCTCCGAGGGGCTGGCGGCCTCCCTATCGCCCCGATGTGATCGCACGCCTGGATCGGGAGGGTCTGCTGCCGCTCATCACTTTCATCTTCAGCCGGGTCGGCTGCGACGCCGCGGTGAAGCAGTGTGTGGATGCCGGGCTCTGGCTCACCACACCGGAGGAGCGCGAAGAGATCAGTCTGGTCGCCGAGCGGCGGATCAGCTCGATCCCGGCCGAGGACCTCGAGATTCTCGGGTACTGGGACTGGTTGGACGGGCTGCGTCGCGGTGTGGCCGCGCACCACGCCGGATTGATCCCAGCCTTCAAGGAGACGGTGGAGGAGCTCTTCACTGCCGGGCTGGTGCGTGCGGTCTTCGCGACCGAGACGCTGGCCCTCGGCATCAACATGCCGGCCCGCAGCGTGGTGCTGGAGCGCCTGACCAAGTTCAACGGCGAGTCGCACGCGGACGTGACCCCGGGGGAGTACACCCAGCTAACCGGGCGCGCCGGTCGTCGGGGTATCGACGTCGAGGGCCATGCCGTGGTGTTGTGGGGGCCGGAGGTCGACCCGATGCGAGTCGCCGGACTGGCCAGCACTCGTACCTTCCCGCTGCGCTCGTCGTTCCGTCCGTCGTACAACATGGCGGTGAATCTGGTCGGTCAGATGGGGCGGCCAGCGGCCCGAGAGTTGTTGGAGTCCTCCTTCGCTCAGTTTCAGGCCGATAGCTCAGTGGCTGGCCTGGCCAGTCAGATTCGCCGGAACCAGGGCAGCATCGACGGTTACCGTCAGAAGATGCAGTGCCATCTGGGCGACTTCGCCGAGTACGCAGCGCTGCGGGCCGAGCTGACCGAGCGGGAGAAGTCGCTCTCCCGGGAGGGGGCGCGCACTCGGCGGGCAACGGTGGTGGCGGCGTTGGAGAAGCTGCGCACCGGCGATGTGATCCGGGTGCCGTCCGGGCGCCGGGCGGGCCTCGCCGTCGTGATCGATGCGGGTCTGCATCCGCGGGAGGATCCGCGGCCCCTCGTGCTGACGCTCGCCCGCTGGGGCGGCCGGTTGGCGCTCTCGGACTTCCCGACCGCACCCGAGGTGCTGGCGACCGTTCGGGTGCCGCGCAACTTCAACTATCGCTCGCCGCAGGATCGGCGGGATCTCAGTTCGACGCTGCGGACACTGGACCTTCCCGAACGCGGCGGCCGCCGGGAGAAGCGACGGGATATCGGTAGCGAAGACGCGCACATCGTTTCGCTGCGCGAAGCTCTCCGTCATCATCCGTGCCACGGCTGCAGCGACCGGGAGGAGCACGCCCGGTGGGCGGAGCGGGCAACTCGCCTGGAGCGTGAGAACACCGGCCTCACCAAGCGGATCGAGGGACGGACGAATTCGCTGGGCCGCACCTTCGACCTCATCTGCCGGTTGCTGAACGATCGGGGGTATCTCGACGGCGACGACGCCACGGCCGAGGGACGTCGACTCTCCCGGATCTGGTCGGAGTCGGATCTGGTGATCGCCGAGTGCCTGAAACTCGGGGTTTGGAACGGCCTCGACGCCGGCGAACTCGCCGGCGCCGTCTCCACGCTGGTCTATGAATCGCGCCGCGACGAACAATCCAGCGATCGGCTGCCGACGGCTGCGTTGGCGGCGGCCGTCTCGCATACCAGTGAGGTTTGGAGTGCGTTGGCCGATGCCGAATCCAGCATCGGTTTGAATCGCAGCCGTGAACCCGAGCTCGGGTTCGTCTGGGCCAGCTATCGGTGGGTCAAGCATGAGTCCCTCGACCGGGTGCTGCGGGCCGCGGCGCAAGCCGGTGTGCAGATGTCGGCCGGTGACTTCGTGCGCTGGTGCAAGCAGTTGCTCGATCTGCTCGAGCAGATCGCCTCGGCACCAGCCGTACGGCCGGAGCACCAGCGGGTGGCCGAGCAGGCCCGGACGGCCGCCCGTGCCATACGCCGCGGTGTCGTCGCCCAGGGAATGGGCTCCTGA
- a CDS encoding DUF4333 domain-containing protein → MTSENDQYGHRPEEPQPAAADSSQPADEPQVESAAAPAPAGEHETSQYEPPGYGSTQQYESPGYGSTQQFEPPGYGSTQQFEPPGYGSTQQYEPPGYGSTQQYGQPYPPPAAYPTAPEGAQYGAAPYQAPQQPYGQSAYGTQPQPEAQPQYGQPPQYGSQPQYGTEPEYGAQQYGAQQYGAQQYGAQQYGAEYGQGPQYGASYGTQPTYGQTAPYQPYGQPAPGYQPYGQPGQLGQAPKSRKSMWIVIAAVVVVVLAVGALFVIKPSPLFRKVLDPNAVAAAIESDTSAGFTGVICPSNEEVKKGNTFTCSADGNRKITIVVNDNSGNYTWTPSS, encoded by the coding sequence ATGACCTCCGAGAACGACCAGTACGGTCATCGACCCGAGGAACCGCAGCCGGCCGCTGCGGACTCGTCGCAGCCCGCCGATGAGCCGCAGGTTGAGTCCGCCGCCGCGCCGGCGCCCGCCGGCGAGCACGAGACGTCCCAGTACGAGCCGCCGGGTTACGGCTCGACCCAGCAGTACGAGTCCCCGGGTTACGGCTCCACCCAGCAGTTCGAGCCGCCGGGTTACGGCTCCACGCAGCAGTTCGAGCCGCCGGGTTATGGCTCCACGCAGCAGTACGAGCCGCCGGGTTATGGCTCCACGCAGCAGTACGGCCAGCCGTACCCGCCGCCGGCGGCCTACCCAACGGCGCCCGAGGGCGCTCAGTACGGGGCCGCGCCGTATCAGGCGCCGCAGCAGCCCTACGGGCAGTCTGCGTACGGGACTCAGCCTCAACCGGAGGCGCAGCCCCAATACGGACAACCGCCCCAGTACGGGAGCCAGCCGCAGTACGGTACCGAGCCCGAATACGGCGCTCAGCAATACGGTGCCCAGCAATACGGGGCCCAGCAATACGGGGCCCAGCAATACGGGGCTGAGTATGGGCAGGGCCCGCAATACGGCGCGTCATACGGCACTCAACCGACCTACGGTCAGACCGCCCCGTACCAGCCCTACGGGCAACCAGCTCCCGGCTACCAGCCATACGGTCAGCCCGGCCAACTCGGCCAAGCCCCCAAGTCTCGCAAATCTATGTGGATTGTGATCGCAGCGGTGGTTGTGGTCGTGCTCGCGGTCGGCGCCCTCTTCGTGATCAAGCCGAGCCCGCTGTTCCGCAAGGTGCTCGACCCCAACGCGGTAGCGGCCGCCATCGAAAGTGACACATCAGCCGGGTTTACCGGGGTGATCTGCCCGTCGAATGAGGAGGTCAAGAAGGGCAACACCTTCACCTGCTCGGCCGATGGCAACCGCAAGATCACGATCGTGGTCAACGACAACTCCGGCAACTACACCTGGACTCCATCCAGCTAA
- a CDS encoding 5'-3' exonuclease, with the protein MSLMLIDAAGLYFRAFYGVPDSVTSPDGKPINAVRGFLDMSATLIQRRRPSRYVACLDLDWRPAFRVALIPSYKRHRVAADGGEEIPAALSVQVPVLLQVLEAIGLATAGAEGFEADDVIATLAHRDSDPCDVVTGDRDLLALATDRVRILYTGKGVAKLQDFGPDEIEAKYGVPAAAYADFAALRGDPSDGLPGVAGVGDKTAATLVQTFGRVEDIIVAAASNQPGFPSGSAAKVLGAREYLGAATAVVRGRIDVPLPALADELPAEPANPELLIDLVDRYGIERSVNRVLNAIQGVR; encoded by the coding sequence ATGAGTTTGATGCTGATTGACGCGGCGGGGCTCTATTTCCGGGCGTTCTACGGCGTGCCGGATTCGGTGACGAGCCCGGACGGGAAGCCGATCAACGCGGTACGTGGATTTCTCGATATGAGCGCCACCCTGATCCAAAGGCGGCGCCCGTCGCGTTATGTCGCCTGTCTGGATCTCGACTGGCGGCCGGCGTTTCGCGTCGCGCTCATCCCCTCCTACAAACGGCACCGGGTCGCAGCGGACGGCGGCGAGGAGATTCCGGCCGCGCTGTCGGTGCAGGTGCCGGTGCTCCTGCAGGTGCTCGAGGCGATCGGTCTGGCAACGGCGGGGGCCGAAGGTTTCGAAGCCGATGATGTCATCGCGACCCTCGCCCATCGCGATTCAGACCCCTGTGATGTGGTGACCGGCGACCGCGATCTGCTCGCCCTGGCCACCGACCGGGTACGGATCCTCTACACCGGGAAGGGGGTGGCCAAGCTGCAGGACTTCGGCCCGGACGAGATCGAGGCCAAATACGGCGTCCCCGCCGCCGCCTACGCCGACTTCGCCGCGCTGCGCGGTGACCCGAGCGACGGGCTCCCGGGAGTCGCCGGGGTTGGTGACAAGACGGCCGCAACGCTGGTTCAGACCTTCGGAAGAGTGGAGGACATCATCGTCGCCGCCGCATCCAATCAGCCCGGATTCCCCAGCGGGTCGGCGGCCAAGGTGCTGGGGGCCCGGGAGTATCTGGGTGCGGCGACCGCCGTCGTCCGTGGGCGGATCGACGTGCCGCTCCCCGCGTTGGCCGATGAGCTGCCCGCGGAGCCGGCCAATCCGGAGCTGCTGATCGACCTCGTCGATCGCTATGGCATCGAACGGTCGGTAAACCGCGTACTGAATGCGATTCAGGGCGTGCGCTGA